Proteins co-encoded in one Papaver somniferum cultivar HN1 chromosome 5, ASM357369v1, whole genome shotgun sequence genomic window:
- the LOC113277296 gene encoding deoxycytidylate deaminase-like — protein MNSRDLVLASTATIFGAVISTIAFHFMSSSSKAKRNKRSPVELLEQNGLHKSSSHSPFDPSKRKGYLSWDDYFMALAFLSAKRSKDPNRQVGACLVSHDGIILGIGYNGFPRGCADEKLPWAKKSVTGDALETKYPYVCHAEVNAILNTNHASAAGQKLYVTMYPCNECAKVIIQSGVSEVIYFVEKRFSNDIVYTASQKLLNMAGVKVRRHQPQMSQILLKFDEEL, from the exons ATGAATTCAAGAGATTTGGTCCTAGCTTCGACAGCTACAATTTTTGGAGCTGTAATATCCACAATCGCGTTTCATTTCATGTCATCATCATCAAAAGCTAAAAGGAATAAACGGTCTCCAGTCGAACTACTAGAACAAAACGGTCTTCATAAGTCTTCATCTCATAGCCCTTTCGATCCTTCCAAACGCAAAGG GTATCTGTCATGGGATGATTATTTTATGGCATTGGCTTTCTTATCGGCAAAGCGATCTAAGGATCCCAACAGACAG GTTGGAGCATGCTTAGTCAGTCATGACGGAATAATACTTG GCATTGGCTATAATGGATTTCCAAGAGGTTGTGCAGACGAGAAGCTCCCATGGGCAAAG AAATCAGTGACCGGTGATGCATTGGAGACAAAATATCC TTATGTCTGCCATGCTGAAGTTAACGCTATTTTGAACACAAATCATGCATCTGCCGCGGGACAG AAACTCTATGTGACGATGTATCCCTGCAATGAGTGTGCCAAAGTTATAATCCAG TCTGGTGTCTCAGAAGTAATCTATTTTGTGGAGAAGAGGTTCAGTAACGACATAGTTTATACTGCTTCGCAGAAACTATTAAATATGGCTGGTGTTAAG GTCAGGAGACATCAACCACAAATGTCCCAAATTTTACTCAAGTTTGATGAAGAACTTTGA